In one Nocardioides sp. NBC_00368 genomic region, the following are encoded:
- a CDS encoding acyltransferase family protein, which produces MDRRFLTLDALRAVGALMVVLTHVGFQTGRYPRGWTGAMLAHLDLGVAIFFVISGFLLARPWFAASAAGTPPPSTGRYLWKRALRILPLYWVVVIVCLLAAPANSDVGLGGWLSNLTLTQIYTQDSHAYGLAHMWSLCTEVAFYLALPLVVRLLTPRDRLDVRRVLVVSLLLSVGGVVFAAGARSWFEQPLAAEWLPAYLPWFLAGTALAACSVDPGMRARLDGAARDLAGWWLLALGLFVAACTPITGPTGLVDAPTPAESALKCVLYGAVAVCVMFPLVFGPELEGPVRRWLASPVPSALGEISYGIFSIHMFVLLMGMEVLGFEVFADRFWTVLGMTLVVTIPIAALSYGLFERRVMRLRNWRPPALRPSRKDVSSERGPAEAEAAASTTAASESA; this is translated from the coding sequence ATGGACCGCCGCTTCCTCACCCTCGACGCCCTGCGCGCGGTCGGCGCGCTGATGGTGGTGCTCACCCACGTCGGGTTCCAGACCGGCCGCTACCCGCGTGGCTGGACCGGGGCGATGCTCGCCCACCTGGACCTCGGCGTGGCGATCTTCTTCGTGATCTCCGGGTTTCTGCTGGCCAGGCCGTGGTTCGCGGCCAGCGCCGCGGGAACTCCCCCGCCGAGCACGGGCCGCTATCTGTGGAAGCGCGCGCTGCGGATCCTGCCGCTCTACTGGGTCGTGGTGATCGTCTGCCTGCTCGCCGCCCCCGCGAACTCCGACGTCGGTCTCGGCGGCTGGCTCTCCAATCTGACCCTGACCCAGATCTACACCCAGGACTCCCACGCCTACGGCCTGGCGCACATGTGGAGCCTGTGCACCGAGGTCGCCTTCTACCTCGCGCTGCCGCTGGTGGTGCGGCTGCTGACGCCCCGCGACCGCTTGGACGTACGGCGCGTGCTGGTCGTCTCGCTGCTGCTCTCGGTCGGCGGCGTGGTGTTCGCGGCCGGCGCCCGGAGCTGGTTCGAGCAGCCGCTCGCGGCCGAGTGGCTGCCGGCCTACCTGCCGTGGTTCCTGGCCGGCACCGCGCTCGCGGCGTGCTCGGTCGACCCGGGCATGCGGGCGCGGCTGGATGGCGCGGCCCGCGACCTGGCCGGCTGGTGGCTGCTGGCGCTGGGGCTCTTCGTCGCGGCCTGCACGCCGATCACCGGCCCGACGGGTCTCGTGGATGCGCCGACGCCGGCCGAGTCGGCGCTCAAGTGCGTGCTCTACGGCGCGGTCGCGGTGTGCGTGATGTTCCCGCTGGTCTTCGGGCCCGAGCTCGAGGGCCCGGTGCGCCGCTGGCTGGCAAGCCCGGTGCCCAGCGCCCTGGGCGAGATCTCCTACGGCATCTTCTCGATCCACATGTTCGTGCTGCTGATGGGCATGGAGGTCCTCGGCTTCGAGGTCTTCGCCGACCGCTTCTGGACCGTCCTCGGTATGACTCTCGTGGTCACGATCCCGATCGCGGCGCTCTCCTACGGCTTGTTCGAGCGCCGGGTGATGCGGCTGCGCAACTGGCGCCCGCCGGCGCTGAGGCCCTCGCGCAAGGATGTCTCCTCCGAGCGTGGTCCCGCGGAGGCGGAGGCCGCCGCGAGCACGACGGCGGCCAGCGAGAGCGCCTGA
- a CDS encoding class I SAM-dependent methyltransferase, with the protein MPNLLDPQRDAPAGNGWKATLRRSVRLFSDFRVEQTDPARFYTALAADSVGQLAHYTDGETLEGTVLLDVGGGPGYFRDAFMSAGATYLALDADAGEMQGAGIVAEGSMLGDGMRLPVRTGSVDACYSSNVLEHVPTPTAMLDEMLRVTKPGGVVFCSYTLWWGPWGGHETSPWHLLGGRYARRRYQRKHGHEPKNKFGESMYAATAAAGLRWARAQRKAGNAEILAAVPRYHPAWAAWLMRVPVVREVLSWNLLLVLRKT; encoded by the coding sequence GTGCCGAACCTTCTGGACCCCCAGCGCGACGCCCCGGCCGGCAACGGCTGGAAGGCGACCCTGCGGCGCTCCGTGCGTCTCTTCAGCGACTTCCGCGTGGAGCAGACCGACCCGGCACGTTTCTACACCGCGCTGGCGGCCGACTCGGTCGGTCAGCTGGCCCACTACACCGATGGCGAGACTCTCGAGGGCACCGTCCTGCTGGACGTCGGCGGTGGCCCGGGCTACTTCCGCGACGCGTTCATGAGCGCGGGCGCGACCTACCTGGCGCTCGATGCCGACGCCGGTGAGATGCAGGGTGCCGGGATCGTCGCCGAGGGCAGCATGCTCGGCGACGGGATGCGGCTCCCGGTCCGCACCGGCTCGGTCGACGCCTGCTACTCCTCCAACGTGCTCGAGCACGTGCCGACCCCGACCGCGATGCTCGACGAGATGCTCCGGGTCACCAAGCCCGGCGGCGTCGTCTTCTGCTCCTACACGCTGTGGTGGGGTCCGTGGGGCGGCCACGAGACCAGCCCGTGGCACCTGCTCGGCGGTCGCTACGCGCGGCGGCGCTACCAGCGCAAGCACGGCCACGAGCCCAAGAACAAGTTCGGAGAGTCGATGTACGCGGCGACCGCCGCCGCCGGGCTGCGCTGGGCGCGCGCCCAGCGCAAGGCGGGCAACGCCGAGATCCTGGCTGCGGTTCCGCGCTACCACCCTGCGTGGGCGGCGTGGCTGATGCGGGTCCCGGTGGTGAGGGAGGTGCTCTCATGGAACCTCCTGCTCGTGCTGCGCAAGACGTGA
- a CDS encoding glycosyltransferase family 4 protein — protein sequence MRANERAQLNGGHVAVFSWRDSDNPEAGGAEHYLHQITAGLVDAGARVTVFTAAYPGARAREERDGVRYVRRGGKLSIYLWGVLLLALGRLGPIGRVDAVIDVQNGLPFFTPLGTRAPVTVLVHHVHREQWPVVYPGLSGRIGWWVESWLAPRLYRRKQYVAVSRATRAELATLGVDPARVAVVHNGAAPALSDRPAKTEHPSICVVGRLVPHKRVELAVDAVVALRATYPDLRLTIVGGGWWADELAAYVSRVGAGDFVEMLGHVDEETKEAVYERSWLMALPSLKEGWGLVITEAAQHGTPTVAFRDAGGTTESIDDGESGVLVEDQAGFVAALDHLLGDEIRRKELAEGARWHARKHTWEQSQLNFNAVLASALQGHVVGAD from the coding sequence TTGCGCGCCAACGAGCGAGCGCAGCTGAACGGCGGCCATGTCGCCGTGTTCAGCTGGCGTGATTCTGACAACCCAGAAGCCGGTGGGGCCGAGCACTACCTCCACCAGATCACCGCCGGACTGGTCGACGCCGGGGCGCGGGTGACCGTCTTCACCGCGGCCTACCCGGGCGCCCGTGCCCGCGAGGAGCGCGACGGCGTCCGCTACGTACGCCGCGGCGGCAAGCTCAGCATCTACCTGTGGGGCGTGCTGCTGCTGGCGCTGGGCCGGCTGGGCCCGATCGGCCGCGTCGACGCGGTCATCGACGTGCAGAACGGTCTCCCGTTCTTCACCCCGCTCGGCACGCGGGCACCGGTCACCGTCCTCGTCCACCACGTCCACCGCGAGCAGTGGCCGGTGGTCTACCCCGGGCTGTCCGGGCGGATCGGCTGGTGGGTCGAGTCGTGGCTCGCGCCGCGGCTCTACCGTCGCAAGCAGTACGTCGCGGTCTCCCGTGCCACCCGGGCCGAGCTGGCGACGCTCGGCGTCGACCCCGCCCGGGTCGCCGTCGTCCACAACGGTGCCGCGCCCGCGCTGAGCGACCGGCCGGCCAAGACCGAGCACCCCTCCATCTGCGTCGTCGGGCGGCTGGTGCCGCACAAGCGGGTCGAGCTCGCGGTCGACGCGGTGGTGGCGCTGCGGGCGACCTACCCCGACCTGAGGCTGACCATCGTGGGCGGTGGCTGGTGGGCCGACGAGCTGGCTGCGTACGTCTCCCGGGTGGGGGCCGGGGACTTCGTCGAGATGCTGGGGCACGTCGACGAGGAGACCAAGGAGGCGGTCTACGAGCGGTCCTGGCTGATGGCGCTGCCCTCGCTGAAGGAGGGCTGGGGCCTGGTGATCACCGAGGCCGCCCAGCACGGCACCCCGACGGTCGCGTTCCGCGATGCCGGCGGGACGACGGAGTCGATCGACGACGGCGAGTCCGGGGTACTGGTCGAGGACCAGGCCGGCTTCGTGGCCGCGCTCGACCACCTGCTCGGTGACGAGATCCGCCGCAAGGAGCTGGCCGAGGGTGCTCGCTGGCACGCCCGCAAGCACACCTGGGAGCAGAGCCAGCTCAACTTCAACGCCGTGCTCGCCTCGGCGCTGCAGGGGCACGTGGTCGGCGCGGACTGA